In a single window of the Longimicrobium sp. genome:
- a CDS encoding tetratricopeptide repeat protein, with translation MTIRLRALGLAALLAAAAHPAAAQSGPRRPALPAGADSNDARAWYRLGISRLGDDPRAAADAFRWASRLDPHWADPLYARRAALLMANRTVLLGYYSGSETAWRQAQPADSLAAHALEMDPFLNRNLEGELARAFLNAAIERDTRGGETRDQLTEVERAHLSALILANQTPATRAWLAAADGDLDEALRFYDQAIHDARYKSDLYADKGRVLALRGDLAGALSALQSAVAARAAEQNRRLVFLYQSKAQYQATVAALHERLGHADSARAAYGAALQEDLSFAYAHAHLAALSLAAGDTAGALGEFALAVQIRPGDPGLRVDAATILAATGHVEEAVEHLKKAVELDPAYADPYVMLGRLHDASSLTADALRYYEAFLAHAARTNPQYEWAQQRIAQLRAAP, from the coding sequence ATGACGATTCGACTCCGCGCCCTCGGGCTGGCCGCGCTGCTGGCCGCCGCAGCCCATCCCGCCGCCGCGCAGAGCGGCCCGCGCCGCCCCGCGCTCCCCGCCGGCGCCGACAGCAACGACGCGCGCGCCTGGTATCGCCTGGGCATCTCGCGGCTGGGCGACGACCCGCGCGCGGCGGCCGACGCGTTCAGGTGGGCGTCGCGGCTGGACCCGCACTGGGCCGACCCGCTGTACGCGCGCCGCGCCGCGCTGCTGATGGCCAACCGCACCGTGCTGCTGGGCTACTACAGCGGCTCGGAGACCGCGTGGCGCCAGGCCCAGCCGGCCGACTCGCTGGCCGCGCACGCGCTGGAGATGGACCCGTTCCTGAACCGCAACCTCGAGGGCGAGCTGGCGCGCGCCTTCCTGAACGCCGCCATCGAGCGCGACACCCGCGGCGGCGAGACGCGCGACCAGCTGACCGAGGTCGAGCGCGCGCACCTGTCCGCCCTCATCCTGGCCAACCAGACGCCCGCCACGCGCGCCTGGCTGGCCGCCGCCGACGGCGACCTGGACGAGGCGCTGCGCTTCTACGACCAGGCCATCCACGACGCGCGCTACAAGAGCGACCTGTACGCCGACAAGGGGCGCGTCCTGGCATTGCGCGGCGACCTGGCGGGGGCGCTCTCGGCGCTCCAGTCGGCCGTGGCCGCGCGCGCGGCCGAGCAGAACCGGCGGCTGGTCTTCCTCTACCAGTCCAAGGCGCAGTACCAGGCCACCGTGGCCGCGCTGCACGAGCGGCTGGGGCATGCGGACTCGGCGCGCGCGGCGTACGGCGCGGCGCTGCAGGAGGACCTGTCGTTCGCCTACGCGCACGCGCACCTGGCCGCGCTCTCGCTGGCCGCGGGCGACACCGCCGGCGCGCTGGGCGAGTTCGCGCTGGCGGTGCAGATCCGCCCCGGCGACCCCGGCCTGCGTGTGGACGCCGCCACCATCCTGGCCGCCACCGGCCACGTGGAGGAGGCGGTAGAGCACCTGAAGAAGGCCGTGGAGCTCGACCCCGCGTACGCCGACCCGTACGTGATGCTGGGGCGCCTGCACGACGCCAGCAGCCTGACCGCCGACGCGCTGCGCTACTACGAGGCCTTCCTGGCGCACGCCGCCCGCACCAACCCGCAGTACGAGTGGGCGCAGCAGCGCATCGCCCAGCTCCGCGCGGCGCCGTGA
- a CDS encoding HAMP domain-containing sensor histidine kinase — protein MQPRRPFERRIRRALILFSLVPTLLMLAAGAYAVWRAVALADPAGAWDRVAASGSELIRRAEASGDPELARAARVHRGELGDSVTHARRWEYLLRRALVLIPVAALLAAALLFALAVRFSRRMGRRLSRPVEELAGWAGLVARGEALPPAKGDEARMGEFGILRTAFRDMAAELAESRARELEAERMRTWIGMARRVAHELKNPLTPMRLAVRTLHRAGTETEPGREALEVIEAESGRLEELARAFAQLGRLPEGPAAEVDLREMLEYLLRSHLPAGVTSRLRIPMGLPSVRGHPDALSRAFANLLLNAADAVDGTGAIEVVARAANGFVEVRVLDSGPGIPAEHVERIWEPDFTTKSRGTGLGLALVRQTVQAHGGKVAARNRPEGGAEFRVLLPVEPLAAALPTQG, from the coding sequence ATGCAACCGCGGCGGCCGTTCGAGCGCCGGATCCGGCGCGCGCTGATCCTCTTCTCCCTGGTCCCCACGCTGCTGATGCTGGCGGCGGGGGCGTACGCCGTGTGGCGCGCGGTGGCGCTCGCCGACCCCGCCGGCGCGTGGGACCGCGTGGCCGCCAGCGGCAGCGAGCTCATCCGCCGCGCCGAGGCCTCGGGCGACCCCGAGCTGGCGCGCGCCGCCCGCGTCCACCGCGGCGAGCTGGGCGATTCGGTGACGCACGCGCGGCGGTGGGAGTACCTGCTGCGCCGCGCGCTGGTCCTCATCCCCGTCGCCGCGCTCCTCGCCGCCGCGCTGCTCTTCGCGCTCGCCGTCCGCTTCTCGCGCCGGATGGGGCGCCGCCTTTCGCGCCCGGTGGAGGAGCTGGCCGGGTGGGCGGGGCTGGTCGCGCGCGGCGAGGCGCTCCCGCCCGCGAAGGGCGACGAGGCGCGGATGGGCGAGTTCGGCATCCTCCGCACCGCCTTCCGCGACATGGCCGCCGAGCTGGCCGAGAGCCGCGCCCGCGAGCTGGAGGCCGAGCGGATGCGCACGTGGATCGGGATGGCGCGCCGCGTGGCGCACGAGCTGAAGAACCCGCTGACGCCCATGCGCCTGGCCGTGCGCACGCTGCACCGCGCGGGGACGGAAACGGAGCCCGGCCGCGAGGCGCTGGAGGTGATCGAGGCGGAGAGCGGAAGGCTGGAGGAGCTGGCGCGGGCGTTCGCGCAGCTGGGGCGGCTGCCGGAGGGCCCGGCGGCCGAGGTGGACCTGCGGGAGATGCTGGAATACCTGCTGCGGAGCCACCTTCCGGCCGGCGTGACCTCGCGGCTGCGGATCCCGATGGGGCTCCCCTCCGTCCGCGGCCACCCGGACGCGCTCTCCCGCGCCTTCGCCAACCTGCTGCTGAACGCCGCCGACGCGGTGGACGGCACCGGCGCCATCGAGGTGGTGGCGCGCGCGGCCAACGGCTTCGTGGAGGTGCGCGTGCTGGACAGCGGCCCCGGCATCCCGGCGGAGCACGTGGAGCGCATCTGGGAGCCGGACTTCACCACCAAGTCGCGCGGCACGGGCCTTGGCCTGGCGCTCGTCCGCCAGACGGTGCAGGCGCACGGCGGCAAGGTCGCCGCCCGCAACCGCCCCGAAGGCGGCGCCGAGTTCCGCGTGCTGCTGCCGGTGGAGCCGCTCGCCGCCGCACTCCCCACGCAGGGCTGA